From Chromohalobacter canadensis, one genomic window encodes:
- a CDS encoding FAD-binding oxidoreductase encodes MPIDTAELHRFLIELLGASGVIDDPAEFARYTTDWAGDKGGDPLMIARPGTPEQVADIVAFCHRHQIPMVAQGGHSGLVGGAQPDPERGELMISLERLNRIRHLDPINFSMSVDSGCILQNVKDAAEEADCYFPLALGAQGSCQIGGNVSTNAGGLNVLRYGMMRQLVLGLEVVLPDGRLWNGMHALHKDNRGYDLKQLFIGAEGTLGIVTGAVLKLAPRPQTSRTALIAVPDVASALALYAQARRSCCDLLSAFELIPRVCMELAFEAAPDLPDPLDEAHPVYVLMEVSASGPADLDTMIEHLFETGSEQGHVLDGVLASSETQAAQLWQIRESMLEGQQMRGEHLRTDISLPISSLTAFCDAANHAMAQRSPETQVIAYGHIGDGNLHFNLLPPANLELEAKKALLHELEEVLFDLVDAHHGSISAEHGIGRIKQAPFLEDLGETEYTLLKGLKHLFDPEGLMAAGRILPR; translated from the coding sequence ATGCCAATCGATACCGCCGAGCTACATCGTTTTCTGATCGAGCTGCTGGGCGCTAGCGGGGTCATAGACGACCCCGCGGAGTTTGCTCGCTATACCACCGACTGGGCCGGCGACAAAGGCGGCGATCCCTTGATGATCGCCCGTCCCGGCACTCCCGAACAGGTCGCCGACATCGTCGCGTTCTGCCACCGCCACCAGATCCCCATGGTGGCGCAGGGAGGTCATTCAGGCCTCGTCGGCGGCGCGCAACCCGATCCCGAACGCGGCGAACTGATGATCAGCCTCGAGCGGCTGAACCGGATTCGGCATCTCGATCCCATCAATTTCAGCATGAGCGTCGATAGCGGCTGCATTCTACAGAACGTCAAGGATGCCGCCGAAGAGGCGGATTGCTACTTCCCGCTCGCCCTGGGCGCCCAAGGGAGCTGTCAGATAGGCGGCAACGTCTCCACCAATGCCGGCGGGCTCAACGTATTGCGCTACGGCATGATGCGCCAACTGGTGCTGGGGCTCGAGGTCGTGCTGCCCGACGGTCGTCTGTGGAACGGCATGCACGCCCTGCACAAGGACAACCGCGGTTACGACCTCAAGCAGTTGTTCATCGGTGCCGAAGGCACGCTGGGCATCGTCACCGGCGCGGTGCTCAAGCTTGCACCTCGGCCGCAGACCAGCCGCACTGCGCTGATCGCGGTGCCCGATGTCGCGTCGGCATTGGCGCTTTACGCCCAGGCACGCCGTAGTTGCTGCGACCTGCTCTCGGCGTTCGAGTTGATTCCTCGCGTATGCATGGAACTGGCATTCGAAGCGGCGCCGGATCTCCCCGACCCGCTCGACGAAGCGCACCCGGTCTATGTCTTGATGGAAGTCTCGGCCAGTGGTCCGGCGGATCTCGATACGATGATCGAGCATCTCTTCGAGACGGGCTCGGAGCAGGGGCATGTGCTGGATGGCGTACTCGCCAGCAGCGAGACGCAGGCGGCCCAGCTATGGCAGATACGTGAAAGTATGCTGGAAGGTCAGCAGATGCGGGGTGAACACCTGCGTACCGATATCTCGCTGCCCATTTCGTCGTTGACGGCGTTCTGTGACGCCGCCAATCACGCCATGGCCCAGCGCTCACCGGAGACACAGGTCATCGCCTACGGCCACATCGGCGACGGTAACCTGCACTTCAACCTGCTACCGCCCGCGAATCTTGAGCTCGAGGCCAAGAAGGCGCTGCTGCATGAACTGGAAGAAGTCTTGTTCGATCTCGTCGATGCGCACCATGGCAGCATCAGTGCCGAGCACGGCATCGGACGCATCAAACAGGCACCTTTCCTCGAGGATTTAGGCGAGACCGAGTA
- a CDS encoding TRAP transporter large permease: MILWSILLGLFACIVIGMPISFGLAAICLFIFHFADYGLSSLVSEAVNGLDSFPLLAIPLFILVGEVMSSGGIAKRLVRLASAMVGFVAGGLGQVTVLTSMFFGGISGSAVADASAVGSMMINPMKQHGYSGPRATAIVVAASVVGIIIPPSIPMILFGVVTGTSISQLFMAGIVPGILITMGLAMATYFQSKKTGSAQPFDFKELIAALKDSVLALLLPIIIVGGILSGVFTPTESAAIALLYAVVVSMFVYRSLTLKSFFALCVSTGRLTGVVLLLLAFASVLAWLLTANLIPQQIVVMLSELSQNKYFILGILTLFLLVVGFFMDLTPAMVILAPLMTPVVVKLGIDPVYFGVMMSFILGIGLITPPVGTVLYVGCGVGKVKLEDLVKSLLPYYFTLIALLIAFLAFPGLVLWYK, translated from the coding sequence ATGATCCTATGGAGCATTCTCTTAGGGCTGTTCGCCTGCATCGTGATCGGCATGCCGATCTCGTTTGGCCTGGCCGCGATCTGCCTGTTCATCTTCCACTTCGCCGACTACGGCCTCTCCTCGCTGGTATCGGAAGCCGTCAACGGGCTTGACTCGTTCCCCTTGCTGGCTATCCCTCTATTCATCCTCGTTGGCGAGGTCATGAGCTCGGGCGGCATCGCCAAGCGCCTAGTACGCCTGGCCAGCGCCATGGTCGGCTTCGTCGCCGGCGGTCTGGGCCAAGTGACCGTGCTGACCTCGATGTTCTTCGGCGGCATCAGCGGCTCCGCCGTGGCGGACGCCTCCGCGGTGGGTAGCATGATGATCAACCCCATGAAGCAACACGGCTATTCGGGGCCGCGCGCCACCGCCATCGTCGTCGCTGCCTCGGTGGTCGGCATCATCATTCCGCCATCCATTCCGATGATTCTCTTCGGGGTCGTGACCGGCACCTCTATTTCGCAGCTGTTCATGGCCGGTATCGTACCGGGGATTCTGATCACCATGGGCCTCGCCATGGCGACGTATTTCCAGTCCAAGAAGACCGGCTCCGCGCAGCCATTCGACTTCAAGGAACTGATCGCTGCCCTCAAGGACTCGGTACTCGCGTTGCTGCTGCCGATCATCATCGTTGGCGGAATCTTGAGCGGTGTCTTCACACCCACAGAAAGCGCCGCGATCGCCCTGCTGTACGCCGTGGTGGTTTCGATGTTCGTGTATCGCAGCCTCACCTTGAAAAGCTTCTTCGCCCTATGCGTTTCCACCGGCCGCTTGACCGGGGTGGTCTTGTTGTTGCTGGCATTTGCCAGCGTCCTGGCATGGCTTTTGACCGCCAACCTGATTCCACAGCAGATCGTCGTCATGCTCTCTGAGCTGTCCCAGAACAAGTACTTCATTCTGGGTATTCTGACGCTGTTCCTGTTGGTCGTAGGCTTCTTCATGGACCTTACCCCGGCCATGGTCATTCTGGCGCCGTTGATGACGCCCGTGGTGGTCAAGCTCGGCATCGACCCGGTCTACTTCGGGGTCATGATGTCGTTCATTCTCGGCATCGGTCTGATCACGCCACCGGTGGGCACCGTGCTCTATGTCGGCTGCGGGGTCGGTAAGGTCAAGCTCGAAGATCTGGTCAAGAGCCTGCTGCCCTACTACTTCACGCTGATCGCGTTGCTCATCGCATTCCTGGCCTTCCCCGGCCTGGTGCTCTGGTACAAGTGA